A portion of the Cydia fagiglandana chromosome 7, ilCydFagi1.1, whole genome shotgun sequence genome contains these proteins:
- the LOC134666340 gene encoding uncharacterized protein LOC134666340, translating to MNMVNRFVQADSSNLPEVNTLMILEYVISSNRHSIDEIRDVKQLAASDENYVIDAVGFVQLKNNGTECLVKAKVASEEEGEIKYYTVSVHVNENAITDSSCNCHPELAGRCKHTFLFLCWLKNKSSIPERAPVQSFWHKPLLGTKDSLLAKDIFKFKSKRSAVEPQPRNPDVLNNFLEECKKRNITNSLILNYSPPQ from the exons atgaacaTGGTAAATAGATTCGTGCAAGCAGATTCTAGTAACCTGCCAGAAGTAAACACCTTGATGATTCTTGAATATGTTATAAGCAGCAACAGGCACAGTATTGATGAAATAAGAGATGTGAAACAATTGGC ggcATCAGACGAAAATTATGTTATAGATGCTGTAGGATTTGTGCAGCTAAAAAACAATGGCACTGAATGCCTTGTTAAGGCCAAAGTTGCCTCGGAAGAGGAGGGCGAAATTAAATATTACACTGTGTCTGTTCATGTAAATGAAAATGCCATTACTGACAGTTCATGTAATTGCCATCCTGAATTAGCAG GAAGATGCAAACACACGTTTTTGTTCCTGTGTTGGTTGAAAAATAAATCATCCATACCTGAAAGAGCTCCAGTCCAATCTTTTTGGCATAAGCCTCTCTTGGGAACTAAAGATTCTCTGCTTGCGAAGGacatttttaaattcaaatcaaAAAGGAGTGCCGTAGAGCCACAGCCAAGAAACCCTGATGTGCTGAATAACTTTCTTGAAGAATGTAAGAAAAGAAACATTACAAACTCTCTTATTTTGAACTATTCACCTCCACAGTAA
- the LOC134666040 gene encoding T-related protein isoform X1, with protein MAASHILSAVEPTVGGGNARGGREREVSVALDDRELWVRFQTLTNEMIVTKNGRRMFPVVKVSASGLDPTAMYTVLLEFVQVDSHRWKYVNGEWVPGGKAEVPPSNAIYIHPESPNFGAHWMKEPISFAKVKLTNKTNGNGQIMLNSLHKYEPRVHLVKVGTDLRRIMTYPFPETQFIAVTAYQNEEVTSLKIKYNPFAKAFLDAKERPEGYYQRDFVGTHYPQQSSSPHQYPQFSGWFVASQSLYGGSNAASRRPAPYPSRPPSRPRTLSPPSTYSSSERTPSANTASYTWSGSGYWPAQGSPPPPPSSPYRTPPYPAPLEYQPPATQPQPLYPLQYETPAQHSPYYQHAYAPYAHHPIEDISYWPNSLNSYGYQPSEYVGTSDVAYNSENMPFGPTGPPLEAAPVTEGRGTPPGPEHGDREYKYNTEERHSPCEEPTLSPRPPTQ; from the exons ATGGCTGCATCCCACATCCTGAGCGCCGTGGAGCCGACGGTCGGCGGCGGCAACGCCCGCGGCGGCCGCGAGCGCGAGGTTTCCGTCGCTTTGGATGACCGCGAGCTGTGGGTGCGCTTTCAGACACTCACCAATGAGATGATCGTCACGAAGAATGGGCG CCGAATGTTCCCCGTGGTCAAAGTGAGCGCGAGCGGCTTGGACCCAACGGCGATGTATACGGTGCTGCTGGAGTTCGTGCAAGTTGATTCACACCGCTGGAAATACGTCAACGGGGAGTGG GTTCCAGGAGGCAAAGCGGAGGTTCCGCCTTCGAACGCCATCTACATCCACCCGGAGAGTCCCAACTTCGGGGCGCACTGGATGAAGGAACCCATATCTTTCGCCAAAGTCAAGCTCACCAACAAAACCAATGGCAATGGACAG atcatGCTGAACTCTCTTCACAAATACGAACCAAGAGTCCATCTCGTGAAAGTGGGCACGGACCTCCGTCGCATCATGACCTATCCCTTCCCCGAGACCCAGTTCATCGCGGTCACCGCGTACCAGAACGAGGAAGTGACGTCACTCAAGATCAAGTACAATCCTTTCGCCAAAGCGTTCTTGGACGCTAAAGAGAGGCCTGAAGGGTACTATCAGAGGGATTTTGTGGGAACGCATTATCCGCAACAAAGTTCGTCGCCGCATCAGTATCCACAAT ttagcggATGGTTCGTGGCATCGCAGTCCTTGTATGGTGGCAGTAACGCCGCTTCCCGAAGGCCTGCGCCATACCCATCCCGGCCGCCCTCCCGGCCACGGACGCTATCACCGCCTT CAACCTACAGCAGCTCAGAGCGCACTCCGTCCGCGAACACCGCCAGCTACACATGGTCCGGCAGCGGCTACTGGCCGGCGCAGGGCTCTCCCCCTCCGCCCCCTTCATCACCGTACCGCACGCCTCCATACCCTGCGCCGCTGGAGTACCAGCCCCCTGCCACACAACCACAGCCGTTATATCCACTTCAA TACGAGACGCCAGCGCAGCACTCGCCCTATTATCAGCATGCGTATGCACCGTACGCACACCACCCCATTGAAGATATTTCCTATTGGCCTAACAG CTTAAACAGCTACGGCTACCAACCATCTGAATACGTCGGTACCAGTGACGTAGCGTACAACTCCGAAAACATGCCCTTCGGTCCCACAGGACCTCCTCTAGAAGCAGCCCCAGTCACAGAGGGCCGTGGTACGCCTCCGGGCCCTGAACACGGAGACAGGGAATACAAGTATAACACAGAAGAACGCCACTCACCGTGCGAGGAACCAACGTTGTCGCCACGTCCTCCTACTCAGTGA
- the LOC134666040 gene encoding T-related protein isoform X2, which produces MIVTKNGRRMFPVVKVSASGLDPTAMYTVLLEFVQVDSHRWKYVNGEWVPGGKAEVPPSNAIYIHPESPNFGAHWMKEPISFAKVKLTNKTNGNGQIMLNSLHKYEPRVHLVKVGTDLRRIMTYPFPETQFIAVTAYQNEEVTSLKIKYNPFAKAFLDAKERPEGYYQRDFVGTHYPQQSSSPHQYPQFSGWFVASQSLYGGSNAASRRPAPYPSRPPSRPRTLSPPSTYSSSERTPSANTASYTWSGSGYWPAQGSPPPPPSSPYRTPPYPAPLEYQPPATQPQPLYPLQYETPAQHSPYYQHAYAPYAHHPIEDISYWPNSLNSYGYQPSEYVGTSDVAYNSENMPFGPTGPPLEAAPVTEGRGTPPGPEHGDREYKYNTEERHSPCEEPTLSPRPPTQ; this is translated from the exons ATGATCGTTACGAAGAATGGGCG CCGAATGTTCCCCGTGGTCAAAGTGAGCGCGAGCGGCTTGGACCCAACGGCGATGTATACGGTGCTGCTGGAGTTCGTGCAAGTTGATTCACACCGCTGGAAATACGTCAACGGGGAGTGG GTTCCAGGAGGCAAAGCGGAGGTTCCGCCTTCGAACGCCATCTACATCCACCCGGAGAGTCCCAACTTCGGGGCGCACTGGATGAAGGAACCCATATCTTTCGCCAAAGTCAAGCTCACCAACAAAACCAATGGCAATGGACAG atcatGCTGAACTCTCTTCACAAATACGAACCAAGAGTCCATCTCGTGAAAGTGGGCACGGACCTCCGTCGCATCATGACCTATCCCTTCCCCGAGACCCAGTTCATCGCGGTCACCGCGTACCAGAACGAGGAAGTGACGTCACTCAAGATCAAGTACAATCCTTTCGCCAAAGCGTTCTTGGACGCTAAAGAGAGGCCTGAAGGGTACTATCAGAGGGATTTTGTGGGAACGCATTATCCGCAACAAAGTTCGTCGCCGCATCAGTATCCACAAT ttagcggATGGTTCGTGGCATCGCAGTCCTTGTATGGTGGCAGTAACGCCGCTTCCCGAAGGCCTGCGCCATACCCATCCCGGCCGCCCTCCCGGCCACGGACGCTATCACCGCCTT CAACCTACAGCAGCTCAGAGCGCACTCCGTCCGCGAACACCGCCAGCTACACATGGTCCGGCAGCGGCTACTGGCCGGCGCAGGGCTCTCCCCCTCCGCCCCCTTCATCACCGTACCGCACGCCTCCATACCCTGCGCCGCTGGAGTACCAGCCCCCTGCCACACAACCACAGCCGTTATATCCACTTCAA TACGAGACGCCAGCGCAGCACTCGCCCTATTATCAGCATGCGTATGCACCGTACGCACACCACCCCATTGAAGATATTTCCTATTGGCCTAACAG CTTAAACAGCTACGGCTACCAACCATCTGAATACGTCGGTACCAGTGACGTAGCGTACAACTCCGAAAACATGCCCTTCGGTCCCACAGGACCTCCTCTAGAAGCAGCCCCAGTCACAGAGGGCCGTGGTACGCCTCCGGGCCCTGAACACGGAGACAGGGAATACAAGTATAACACAGAAGAACGCCACTCACCGTGCGAGGAACCAACGTTGTCGCCACGTCCTCCTACTCAGTGA